From Amphiprion ocellaris isolate individual 3 ecotype Okinawa chromosome 2, ASM2253959v1, whole genome shotgun sequence, a single genomic window includes:
- the slc1a6 gene encoding excitatory amino acid transporter 4 isoform X1, whose amino-acid sequence MSVPHETCLLDQVLELIMNEKPPTSASLFLNEDADKPPLPDRGDLRRRLRRAMERRASSMKERMSSVSRDNVRSFLRRNLFVLFTVAAVALGVILGFALRPHNLSLREIKYFAFPGELLMRMLQMLVLPLIISSLVTGISSLDSKASGKMGVRAVVYYMVTTLVAVFIGIVIVIIIRPGKGSRDSPVAKTGNIEPVQAADAFLDLIRNMFPPNLVEACFKQYKTTYKKIIRTRNVTVTLNLTESLNMTESNLNLSRVLHTIQETVEETVPVSGSSSGVNALGLVVFSICFGLVIGNMKQQGQALRDFFDCLNEAIMRLVAVIIWYAPVGILFLIAGKIVEMKDLAEVGGQLAMYTVSVIVGLLIHGLFILPLLYFLVTRRNPYSFIGGLLQALITALGTSSSSATLPITFRCLEENNHVDKRVTRFVLPVGATINMDGTALYEAVAAIFIAQVNDMDLNFGQILTISITATAASIGAAGIPQAGLVTMVIVLTSVGLPTEDITLIIAVDWFLDRLRTTTNVLGDSLGAGIVEHLSHGELQNQDAEVRNSVIEDNEKPYQLICQENDVVNHLNSETTM is encoded by the exons ATGAGTG TTCCCCATGAGACCTGCCTCTTGGACCAGGTGCTGGAGCTGATTATGAACGAGAAGCCCCCCACCAGCGCCAGCCTTTTCCTGAACGAGGACGCCGACAAGCCGCCGCTGCCGGACCGAGGAGACCTGAGGAGACGCCTCCGCCGGGCGATGGAGAGGAGAGCCAGCAGCATGAAGGAGAGGATGAGCTCCGTCAGCAGGGACAACGTCAGGTCTTTCCTCAGGAGGAACCTGTTCGTTCTGTTCACGGTGGCCGCCGTCGCCCTGG GTGTTATTCTGGGCTTTGCTCTTCGCCCCCACAACCTGTCGCTGAGGGAAATTAAATACTTTGCTTTCCCCGGAGAGCTGCTGATGAGGATGTTACAGATGTTGGTGCTGCCGCTGATCATCTCCAGTCTGGTCACAG GTATCTCCTCCTTGGACAGTAAAGCTTCAGGTAAGATGGGTGTCCGTGCGGTCGTCTACTACATGGTGACCACGCTGGTCGCTGTGTTCATCGGCAtcgtcatcgtcatcatcatccgGCCGGGGAAAGGCAGCAGGGACAGTCCTGTGGCCAAAACTGGAAACATCGAGCCGGTTCAGGCAGCTGATGCTTTTCTGGATCTCATCAG gaACATGTTTCCCCCCAATCTGGTAGAAGCCTGTTTCAAGCAG TATAAAACCACGTACAAGAAGATTATTCGCACGAGGAACGTGACAGTGACCCTGAATCTCACTGAATCTCTCAACATGACCGAGTCTAACTTGAACCTCAGCCGGGTGCTGCACACCATACAG GAGACAGTGGAGGAAACGGTTCCGGTGTCGGGCTCCTCGTCTGGAGTGAACGCTCTGGGTCTGGTGGTCTTCTCCATCTGCTTCGGTCTGGTCATCGGCAACATGAAGCAGCAGGGTCAGGCTCTGAGAGACTTCTTCGACTGCCTGAATGAAGCCATCATGAGGCTGGTGGCCGTCATCATCTG GTACGCTCCAGTGGGAATCCTGTTCCTGATTGCAGGGAAGATTGTGGAGATGAAGGATCTGGCTGAGGTTGGCGGTCAGCTGGCGATGTACACGGTGTCGGTCATCGTCGGCCTCCTGATCCACGGACTCTTCATTCTGCCGCTGCTCTACTTCCTGGTGACCAGGAGGAATCCTTACAGCTTCATCGGCGGCCTGCTGCAGGCGTTAATCACGGCTCTGGGAACCTCCTCCAG ctctgccaCTCTGCCAATCACCTTCCGTTGCCTTGAAGAAAACAACCATGTGGACAAAAGAGTGACGCGATTCGTCCTCCCTGTTGGCGCCACCATCAACATGGACGGCACCGCCCTCTACGAAGCCGTGGCAGCCATCTTTATCGCTCAAGTCAACGACATGGACCTAAACTTTGGTCAGATTCTCACCATCAG TATCACGGCAACGGCTGCCAGCATCGGAGCAGCAGGCATCCCTCAGGCCGGcctggttaccatggtgatcgtATTGACATCGGTGGGACTGCCCACGGAGGACATAACACTGATCATCGCCGTGGATTGGTTCCT GGACCGGTTGCGAACTACCACCAACGTCCTGGGCGACTCGCTCGGCGCCGGCATCGTGGAGCACCTCTCCCACGGCGAGCTGCAGAATCAAGATGCCGAGGTGCGCAACTCCGTGATCGAGGACAACGAGAAGCCCTACCAGCTCATCTGCCAGGAGAACGACGTGGTGAACCACCTGAACAGCGAAACCACGATGTGA
- the slc1a6 gene encoding excitatory amino acid transporter 4 isoform X2, with the protein MNEKPPTSASLFLNEDADKPPLPDRGDLRRRLRRAMERRASSMKERMSSVSRDNVRSFLRRNLFVLFTVAAVALGVILGFALRPHNLSLREIKYFAFPGELLMRMLQMLVLPLIISSLVTGISSLDSKASGKMGVRAVVYYMVTTLVAVFIGIVIVIIIRPGKGSRDSPVAKTGNIEPVQAADAFLDLIRNMFPPNLVEACFKQYKTTYKKIIRTRNVTVTLNLTESLNMTESNLNLSRVLHTIQETVEETVPVSGSSSGVNALGLVVFSICFGLVIGNMKQQGQALRDFFDCLNEAIMRLVAVIIWYAPVGILFLIAGKIVEMKDLAEVGGQLAMYTVSVIVGLLIHGLFILPLLYFLVTRRNPYSFIGGLLQALITALGTSSSSATLPITFRCLEENNHVDKRVTRFVLPVGATINMDGTALYEAVAAIFIAQVNDMDLNFGQILTISITATAASIGAAGIPQAGLVTMVIVLTSVGLPTEDITLIIAVDWFLDRLRTTTNVLGDSLGAGIVEHLSHGELQNQDAEVRNSVIEDNEKPYQLICQENDVVNHLNSETTM; encoded by the exons ATGAACGAGAAGCCCCCCACCAGCGCCAGCCTTTTCCTGAACGAGGACGCCGACAAGCCGCCGCTGCCGGACCGAGGAGACCTGAGGAGACGCCTCCGCCGGGCGATGGAGAGGAGAGCCAGCAGCATGAAGGAGAGGATGAGCTCCGTCAGCAGGGACAACGTCAGGTCTTTCCTCAGGAGGAACCTGTTCGTTCTGTTCACGGTGGCCGCCGTCGCCCTGG GTGTTATTCTGGGCTTTGCTCTTCGCCCCCACAACCTGTCGCTGAGGGAAATTAAATACTTTGCTTTCCCCGGAGAGCTGCTGATGAGGATGTTACAGATGTTGGTGCTGCCGCTGATCATCTCCAGTCTGGTCACAG GTATCTCCTCCTTGGACAGTAAAGCTTCAGGTAAGATGGGTGTCCGTGCGGTCGTCTACTACATGGTGACCACGCTGGTCGCTGTGTTCATCGGCAtcgtcatcgtcatcatcatccgGCCGGGGAAAGGCAGCAGGGACAGTCCTGTGGCCAAAACTGGAAACATCGAGCCGGTTCAGGCAGCTGATGCTTTTCTGGATCTCATCAG gaACATGTTTCCCCCCAATCTGGTAGAAGCCTGTTTCAAGCAG TATAAAACCACGTACAAGAAGATTATTCGCACGAGGAACGTGACAGTGACCCTGAATCTCACTGAATCTCTCAACATGACCGAGTCTAACTTGAACCTCAGCCGGGTGCTGCACACCATACAG GAGACAGTGGAGGAAACGGTTCCGGTGTCGGGCTCCTCGTCTGGAGTGAACGCTCTGGGTCTGGTGGTCTTCTCCATCTGCTTCGGTCTGGTCATCGGCAACATGAAGCAGCAGGGTCAGGCTCTGAGAGACTTCTTCGACTGCCTGAATGAAGCCATCATGAGGCTGGTGGCCGTCATCATCTG GTACGCTCCAGTGGGAATCCTGTTCCTGATTGCAGGGAAGATTGTGGAGATGAAGGATCTGGCTGAGGTTGGCGGTCAGCTGGCGATGTACACGGTGTCGGTCATCGTCGGCCTCCTGATCCACGGACTCTTCATTCTGCCGCTGCTCTACTTCCTGGTGACCAGGAGGAATCCTTACAGCTTCATCGGCGGCCTGCTGCAGGCGTTAATCACGGCTCTGGGAACCTCCTCCAG ctctgccaCTCTGCCAATCACCTTCCGTTGCCTTGAAGAAAACAACCATGTGGACAAAAGAGTGACGCGATTCGTCCTCCCTGTTGGCGCCACCATCAACATGGACGGCACCGCCCTCTACGAAGCCGTGGCAGCCATCTTTATCGCTCAAGTCAACGACATGGACCTAAACTTTGGTCAGATTCTCACCATCAG TATCACGGCAACGGCTGCCAGCATCGGAGCAGCAGGCATCCCTCAGGCCGGcctggttaccatggtgatcgtATTGACATCGGTGGGACTGCCCACGGAGGACATAACACTGATCATCGCCGTGGATTGGTTCCT GGACCGGTTGCGAACTACCACCAACGTCCTGGGCGACTCGCTCGGCGCCGGCATCGTGGAGCACCTCTCCCACGGCGAGCTGCAGAATCAAGATGCCGAGGTGCGCAACTCCGTGATCGAGGACAACGAGAAGCCCTACCAGCTCATCTGCCAGGAGAACGACGTGGTGAACCACCTGAACAGCGAAACCACGATGTGA
- the tax1bp3 gene encoding tax1-binding protein 3, with translation MSFVPGQPVTAVVQRIEIQKLRQGNNLILGFSIGGGIDQDPGQNPFSEDKTDKGIYVTRITPGGPADVAGLMMGDKIMQVNGWDMTMVTHDKARKRLTKKNEDVVRLLVTRKSLEEAVKQSMGGFPRP, from the exons ATGTCCTTCGTCCCCGGTCAGCCGGTCACCGCCGTAGTG CAACGAATTGAGATCCAGAAGTTGCGGCAAGGAAATAATCTGATTCTGGGCTTCAGCATCGGAGGAGGGATAGACCAGGACCCGGGGCAGAACCCCTTCTCTGAGGACAAGACTGATAAA GGCATCTATGTGACCAGGATAACACCAGGAGGACCAGCAGACGTGGCAGGATTGATGATGGGAGACAAAATAATGCAG GTGAACGGCTGGGACATGACCATGGTGACTCACGACAAGGCTCGTAAAAGACTGACGAAGAAGAACGAAGACGTGGTGCGACTACTGGTGACCAGAAAATCGCTGGAGGAAGCTGTCAAACAATCTATGGGTGGTTTTCCCAGACCATAA